The Salvelinus fontinalis isolate EN_2023a chromosome 31, ASM2944872v1, whole genome shotgun sequence genome has a window encoding:
- the LOC129829592 gene encoding keratin, type II cytoskeletal cochleal-like, with protein MSISYKSSGSMSGGFGSSRGFSSGGGGGGGGSVRKSFSSFSSSAVPMGSSRMSSSSVRRSVGGSGGGGFGMGGGGGGGVSSYSYMSGGGGMGGGGGMGGGGGMGGGGGGGSFGMGGGGGGFGLGGGGGGFGMGGGGGGFGLGGGGGGFGMGGGGGGFAPITAVTVNTSLLAPLNLAIDPNIQTVRTQEKEQIKGLNNRFASFIDKVRFLEQQNKMLETKWSLLQDQTTTRSNIDAMFEAYIANLRRQLDGLGGEKVKLEGELMNMQGLVEDFKNKYEDEINKRASVENEFVLLKKDVDGAYMNKVELEARVDSLQDEINFLRAIYEAELSELQGQIKDTSVVVEMDNSRNLDMDSIVAEVRAQYEDIANRSRAEAESWYKQKFEEMQSSAGQHGDDLRNTKAEMAELNRMISRLQNEIENVKGQRANLENQIAEAEERGEMAVKDAKLRIKDLEEALQRAKQDMARQVREYQELMNVKLALDIEIATYRKLLEGEESRITGGGTGGGIATIHVQTSSSGGGGGGGSGGGFGMGGGGGGGGGGFGHGGGSGMSMKSSGFGMSSGGGGGFGMSGGGGGGSGFGMSGGGGGGSGYGMSGGGGSVSMSRSSMTSSSRRF; from the exons ATGAGCATCAGTTACAAGAGCAGTGGCAGCATGAGCGGAGGCTTCGGCTCCAGCAGAGGATTCAGCTCCGGCGGTGGTGGCGGCGGCGGCGGTAGTGTGAGGAAGAGCTTCTCCAGCTTCTCCTCTTCAGCAGTTCCCATGGGCTCCAGCCGTATGAGCAGCTCGTCGGTTAGACGCTCTGTAGGCGGCAGTGGTGGAGGAGGCTTCGGCAtgggcggtggtggtggtggaggagtctCCAGCTACAGCTACATGAGCGGTGGTGGAGGCATGGGCGGTGGCGGAGGCATGGGCGGTGGCGGAGGCATGGGCGGTGGCGGTGGAGGTGGAAGCTTCGGCATGGGCGGCGGCGGTGGAGGCTTCGGCCTGGGCGGCGGTGGTGGAGGCTTTGGCATGGGCGGTGGCGGTGGAGGCTTCGGCCTGGGTGGCGGCGGTGGAGGCTTCGGCATGGGTGGCGGCGGCGGCGGCTTCGCCCCAATCACAGCTGTCACAGTCAACACAAGCCTGCTAGCCCCCCTCAACCTGGCGATCGACCCCAACATCCAGACCGTCCGTACCCAAGAGAAAGAACAGATCAAGGGTCTCAACAACCGCTTCGCCTCCTTCATTGACAAG GTACGCTTCCTGGAACAGCAGAACAAGATGCTGGAGACCAAGTGGAGCCTCCTGCAGGACCAGACCACCACCCGCTCCAACATCGACGCCATGTTCGAGGCCTATATCGCAAACCTGCGCAGACAGCTGGACGGCCTGGGAGGAGAGAAGGTCAAGCTGGAAGGAGAGCTGATGAACATGCAGGGTCTGGTGGAGGACTTCAAGAACAA ATATGAAGATGAAATCAACAAGCGTGCCTCAGTGGAGAATGAGTTTGTCCTCCTCAAGAAGGATGTTGATGGCGCCTACATGAACAAGGTTGAGCTGGAGGCCAGGGTTGACTCCCTTCAGGATGAGATCAACTTCCTCAGGGCCATCTATGAAGCG gagctGAGTGAGCTGCAGGGACAGATCAAGGACACCTCAGTGGTGGTTGAGATGGACAACAGCCGTAACCTGGACATGGACTCCATCGTGGCTGAAGTGCGTGCCCAATATGAGGACATCGCCAACCGCAGCAGAGCCGAGGCCGAGTCATGGTACAAGCAGAAG TTTGAAGAGATGCAGTCCTCTGCAGGACAACATGGTGATGATCTGCGAAACACCAAGGCAGAGATGGCCGAGCTGAACCGCATGATCAGCCGTCTCCAAAACGAGATCGAAAACGTCAAAGGACAG CGTGCCAACTTGGAGAACCAGATCGCCGAGGCTGAGGAGCGCGGGGAGATGGCGGTGAAGGACGCCAAGCTCCGCATCAAGGACCTGGAGGAAGCCCTCCAGAGAGCCAAGCAGGACATGGCCCGGCAGGTGCGCGAGTACCAGGAGCTGATGAACGTCAAACTTGCCCTGGACATTGAGATCGCCACCTACAGGAAACtactggaaggagaggagagcag GATTACCGGAGGTGGAACTGGAGGTGGAATTGCAACCATCCACGTACAGACCTCCAGCAGCGGTGGTGGTGGCGGCGGCG GCTCCGGCGGTGGATTCGgcatgggtggtggtggtggaggcggTGGAGGTGGCTTCGGACATGGCGGTGGCAGTGGCATGTCCATGAAAAGCAGCGGCTTCGGCATGAGCAGCGGTGGCGGCGGTGGATTCGGCATgagcggcggcggcggcggcggcagTGGATTCGGCATGAGCGGCGGTGGCGGCGGCGGCAGTGGCTACGGCATGAGCGGCGGCGGTGGTAGTGTCTCCATGTCCCGTTCCTCCATGACCTCCTCATCCAGACGCTTCTAA
- the LOC129829594 gene encoding mitogen-activated protein kinase 14A-like — translation MESPVKKGFLRLEIQKTTWEVPEQYTALKAVGSGAYGTVCSAIDQQTKEKVAIKKLYRPFQSLIHAKRAYRELRLLRHIQHDNVICLLNVFTPDFSLEKFQTFYMVMPFVAEDLGNIMKRRRLTDRVIVYLFYQLLCGLKYIHSAGIIHRDLKPGNLAVNDNCELKILDFGLARHAESEMTGYVVTRWYRSPEVIFNWMHYSQSVDLWSAGCILVEMITGQVLFPGKDSIDQLKKILHVTGTPPSSLLQKMQSKDARSYVQGLPIQKKKNFKEVFPSLDVNAVDLLDSMLLLDPDTRMTAKEGLSHPYLSEFHDPESEPNSPPYDDSFESMELDVGEWSSLIHMEIMTFDPRNPSATAM, via the exons ATGGAATCGCCCGTGAAGAAAGGTTTCCTTAGACTGGAAATACAGAAAACAACATGGGAGGTTCCGGAGCAATATACCGCACTGAAAGCTGTTGGCTCAGGTGCTTACGGGACAGTATG TTCTGCTATTGACCAGCAGACCAAGGAGAAGGTGGCCATTAAGAAGCTCTATCGTCCATTTCAGTCCCTGATCCATGCTAAACGGGCCTACCGGGAACTACGACTGTTGCGCCACATCCAGCATGACAAT GTGATCTGCCTCCTCAATGTCTTCACACCTGATTTCTCCCTGGAGAAATTCCAGACATT TTACATGGTGATGCCCTTCGTTGCTGAGGATCTCGGTAACATCATGAAGAGGAGGAGATTGACTGATCGCGTCATCGTTTACCTCTTCTACCAGCTTCTATGTGGCCTCAAG TATATCCATTCTGCAGGGATCATTCATCGG GACCTAAAACCTGGCAACCTCGCCGTGAACGATAACTGTGAATTGAAG ATCCTGGACTTTGGTCTAGCGAGACATGCAGAGAGTGAGATGACGGGCTATGTGGTGACACGCTGGTACAGGTCACCAGAGGTCATCTTCAACTGGATGCACTATAGCCAGTCAG tgGACTTGTGGTCAGCAGGCTGCATCTTGGTTGAGATGATCACAGGCCAGGTTCTGTTCCCAGGCAAAGACA GCATTGACCAGTTGAAGAAGATCCTCCACGTAACAGGAACACCACCGTCCTCCCTGCTGCAGAAGATGCAGAGCAAAGAT GCTCGTTCATATGTGCAGGGTCTCCCTATCCAAAAGAAGAAAAACTTTAAGGAAGTCTTTCCCTCCTTGGATGTAAATG CGGTGGATCTGCTGGACAGCATGCTGCTGCTGGACCCAGACACCAGGATGACAGCTAAAGAGGGCCTCTCACACCCCTACCTCTCTGAGTTCCATGATCCAGAATCTGAACCCAACTCCCCACCGTACGACGACTCCTTTGAAAGCATGGAGCTTGATGTGGGAGAGTGGAGTA GTCTGATCCACATGGAGATTATGACTTTTGACCCCAGAAACCCCAGTGCCACTGCAATGtag